The genomic interval agctctaaaggcacagggaatcttttGAAATTTGatgcaagatgaatgcagcatgttatcagaaaatactggcagtcAATTTGCATTCCTAATGCACGAAaactgcgcatgggatgctcttggactttccagcacgacaaggccaagttgaccagtggttacagcagaaaaaaggaGTGgcaatcacagtctcctgaccgtaatatcatccagccactctggggaaatctcagacttgcggttcatgcaagatgacctaagactttgcatgacctggaggcattttgccaagacgaatgggcagctataccaactgcaagaatttggggcttcatagacaactattacaaaagacagcacgctgtcattgatgcaaaaggaggcaatacacaatataaaGAACTAAGGGtttgcagacatttgaacaggggccagtaaaaaaaaatctttgtttccATTTTTTGATTTATGATTGtgacattctgttatgacctacagttgaatgtgactCCCATAAGAagtaaaatatgtgttttgcctgctcactcattttcattacaaatggtacatatattaccaattctccaagggtatgcaaacttttgagcacaactgtacttacATTGACATCCCAGCCTATGACATATTGGATTGCAGATAGGaacttttcaacattttgaaaatagttTGTGCAAATGGAacagttttttaaaatgtagatgTCTCAGATATTAAGGTCCACCTAAACAGCAACTTTCTGTGAATTACATACTTTTGGCCAAAATATCAAACTTCAAATTTTAAGGTTTCAACCTGGTCTAATAGAAAGGAAGTTTGGAAAATGAATTCAGTATACGGACCTGGACCTACCAGGCCATGAATTGCAAGATGAACACATCAATGCGTTGCTAGAGAATTCACAGCATGtctcaaaacacacaataaaggTTCCCAATTTTAGTCTTAACAATGAgctttgaaatgtgtttacaaACAGTGAATATCCAGTGCATTATTGTTTGTTGAAACACAATTACACTTTACAATAATTTGCACGAAGATGTGTTCATGAAAGGTTAAGACAATTTATGAACTACTAATCTGAAAGTCTTGTGTcaaaacatagaaaaacatttagtaTACAAGTCATCTTAATCATTAAGACAAACACATTAGTTTCAATAAAGTGCCATATTATGACCATAATAATGACTCACCGATTCATTTGATCCCGCAGACAATTCCTGtttggtctcttattttttgtcTAATCACAAAGAGAATGTCAGTTGAAAGTTAACATAACTCTTGAAATAAGCCCATGCtataaatacagtacatcaaCAGTTTCTCAGGAACAGCACTTTGAAAACATGACAACTTTACCTCCGTCTCTGTCTGTTaagagtctgtctctgtgtttgtgtgtgtgtgtgtgtagcctctTCTTTAGGAATGTTCAACTGTGAGTTGAGTTTGCGGTTTCCTTTTTTCTCACCCAAACTCGACTAACTGGTTCTAGATAATTAACAGCTCAATAATGACAAAAATAGAATATAATAGAATGGCTGAAGAGATGACTACAAAAAGCTTGTTTGCCCTAGACTTAGATCATCAGGAACaacatatgaaaatgtatgcctGAGAGACTTGTTTCTTTTATGCCCGAATAAAACCCTCAAATCAATTCTTGTTAAATGCACCCGCATGGCCTGCAGATGATGTACCAAGATCCATTATGTCAGCTCTGGTACTCGTAGGATGTGGCAGGATTTTCACAACTATCCCAGACTAAAAAAGGATACAAAGCTGCAAACTCAAGCCTACCCACTTTGCTAAATGTTGTCTCTGTTAGCTTCGAGGCAagtacactatatggccaaaagtatatGGACAACAATATGAGCCTATATGAgacatcacacctatatgagcttgttgggcgtcccattccaaaaccatgagTATTAATATGGACTTGGCCCCTCCGTTGCAGCTCTAACAGCCGCCACTcgtctgggaaggctttccacaagatcCTGGAGTGTCTCTGAGGGAATCTATGCCCATTCAGCCTTGCATACAGCTGCTCTGCCATGGAAACCCTTTTTAGGAAgctccagaggcagtttggaactcagTGGTGAGTGATCCAAGAGATGATTGGTTATTTTTACATGGTTTGTGCTTCAGCACTCGGCGGCCCCtctctgtgagtttgcgtggtctaccacttcgtggctggcctgttgttgctcctagacgcTTCCAcgacaattatagcacttactgTTGATGGGGGCAGCTCTAGTAGGAGAGAAATTAAAACTGACTTGTGGTaagcatcctatgacagtgccatgtttattgtcactgagctcttcagtatgacCCATTGTACATTTGTCTAAGGAGATTTCATGtgctgaactcaataattaataggggtgtccacataccttTGGCCATATAATGTAAACCATGCTGAAGAGCACCTGTAATTTCAAATGACTGTGAACTCCCAAAGCAGATGCCATAGACCCTATAAGCAATACTTTTTCGACTAGTAAGTTCGGCAACATATTTTTTGTATCTTTTAATAAACAGTTACATGCTAATTTACTTCTCAAAACAGATAcaagaatacatttaaatgaagctACACTTGTTAGCTCTTCAATCCAGGAATCTGaaccaaaataatatttcttgATTTTTCTATGATATTATCTTCTTCCAAATAACCATAGAGAAGCTTTAGTTACCATAACATGTAATCTTTGACACCCAAGTTTTAGTTACAATAAAGCCAAGATTAATCTCTCAAACACATATGTAAATCACACTTAATTAGGTTTAAGGACAGAAGTTGAAGTTCAGGGGTTGAGTTATGCTTAGAGttgttgtttacatttgttcATAACCAGataacaaaacacaacagcGTAATACAGTAAATTGCAATCTTGTCATCATCCTGTACAAAAAGCTATGATTTACATCACAATGACGGATGTGTTTAGTATTTGTTCACTGTGGGAAGCACAACCTATTTTGAGTTTGGCACGCCCCTGTCTACTGGCGAATCGATAACCAAAGACGGCAGGCAAATTTTCAACAACATCATGAACAGGGCGACATATGTATGACTCCTTTGACTGTGTCTCTTATCGACTACAGCCACTTCATTTGTTAATCAGGGCTGATATGTTTTAGAATGGCCTACACTGGTGTAGATTATTGGTAGAGAGAATCATAGAGCCATATATGATGAACACAGGCCACTATATATGACAGAGTATTAGGGGCACCATAAACTCCAGTCAAGAGAGTTACAGATGAACTAAGATTCCACAGTAGTTTGCCAGGTAGGAGTATTTTACCAAAAGGTAAAAGTTTTTTTCTTGACGTGAaagttgtatgtttttgttgttacatTGTAAACGATGATGATCAGATGATGATAATGACAATAACGATATTAACCATGTCTGAATGTATCTAACACTGGTCCGCAGGTGCATGAGGCCTATCTTAAGTCATGGACAAGCTGGCATTGATTTTTCTTTCTGGTCAGTGTTTTtattaaagatacatttttgttgtaatgGTTGTAATGGTATTGTTGAGCCAAAACAGATGTTGGAAAATATTATACTATTTTATGCATGTGGTGATTTAACAGTGATTTAAGATTTTTTCAAACTTCCCATTTTGGCCTGGATGAGTATTATGTTGTTTATACTGAATGTGAGTAATATGCAAGTAGCATCACTATTacacctcagttagccatgaaaggtttagaaatgtgtggttttgatgacatctaCGGTGGTGTACAGTGTCATGTACATTATCTCactaaagtgagtacacccctcacgttttgtaaatatttgattagatcTGTTCACCTAAAccctgtggggcatcctcaaacggaaggtggaggagcgcaaggtctctaacatccaccagctccgtgatgctgtcatggaagaggactccagtggcaacctgtgaagctctggtgaactccatgcccaagagggttaaggcagtgctggaaaattatggtggccacacaaaatattgacacgttgggcccaatttggacattttcacttaggggtgtactcacttttgttgccagcggtttagtcATTaacggctgtgtgttgtgttactttgaggggacagcaaatttacatggttatacaagctgtacactcactactttacattgtagcaaagtgtcatttcttcagtgttgtcacatgaaaagatatactcaaatatttacaaaacgtgaggggtgtactcactttagtgagatactgtacatgacaCTGTACACCACCGtagatgtcatcaaaaccacacaATTCTAAACCTGTcctttcatggctaactgaggtgtAATAGTGATGCTGCTTCCATATTACGCACATTCAGTTTTAACAACATAATACTCATCCAGGCCAAAATGGGAAGTttgaaaaaaatctttgttaTATAAATGTCAAAGAGTGCTATTTTTAAATTCTgaattcatattttcatttgggTTGAGAAAATGTATGTCTTAATTCCATGACATGATCTTTCATGTAGACGCATCAATGTACAATTTTAAAAGACTGTCAAGTCAATTACTAATtaatgtggacaggtgtcttttatacaggtaacaagctgagattaggagcacccTCTTTAAGAGTgttctcctaatctcagctcgttacctgtataaatgacacctgggagacagaaaactTTCTGATTAATACTCATTtcaatcattaaaatgcaaatcaatttataacatttttgacatgtttttttctggatttttttgtcgttattctgtctctcactgtctaatcagcatcttgatatgccacacctatgagatggatggattatctcgtcAAAGGAGAAGTCCtgactaacacagatttagacagatttgtgaacaatatttgagagaaatgggcCTTTTGTGTACGTAGAGAAAGTCTTCGATCTtttagttcagctcatgatgaacgggggcaaaaacaaaagtgttgcgtttataattttgttcagtgtagaaacTGTGTTTGTTGAGTCTGTGGGAAACGATTTCATTACAGGGCTCTACACTCTCTACTCATGCATTGCTAATAAGTATCACTTTGTGAACAACCGTAAGAGCTGGACAGAAGCACAGAGCTACTGCAGAGAGCATTACAGTGACCTGGCCACCATTGACAACATGGAAGACATGGAGACACTTGTTAACACGGTAATCAGTGGTCATAAAAGATCCATCTGGATAGGGTTGTATAATGACATCAACAGCTGGAGGTGGTCTCTGGAGGATAAGGACTATTACGTGGGAGAAGATGAATTTAGGAACTGGGACATTTCAAATTTGAAATCCAGTTACCATCACTGTGTATTAATTGGAGACCATGGGACATGGTGGGATGACATATGCAGTTCTGAACATTTGTCTGTCTGCTACGATGGTAAAAAACTGTTtctgtttattatattttacattgtcaatatgctttaaaaacatttctaaacacacactccaacatGTATATTCCCTAATGTTATAAAGAGGTTATGGGTTGTGCTGAATGGTGAGACCTTAAACATTTTCCAGTGCTTCCAAATATGATGTCTTCTATAGGTAAGATGTGACATGGTGAGCTTGACGTCATGTCCTATCAAGGGTTCACAACTAATAGAACGGGGGGATTTGTACCTCCTGATTTCTGcattcaatacatttctttccatCACTTTCTTTAGACTTCTTTCCTTTTTGACCTCAAGCTTTGTTAGTCCATTTCCCCTTTCAAGGCAGATATCCTCATCTAAACTTGATCCTTACAGATGTTCCTTATCTTTACTAGATGCTGTTTGTCAACTACTCTCACTTCAACCTCTCTCCAGATCTCGTCACTAccatctctttctttttcctccaacCCAGCCCATTCAGCTCATGCTCAGATCATCTCTCCCTTCAACCACCTTCTCCCCTTTGTGTCCTGACTCCGCATCTCCTCTCATATCCCTAACCCCTGCTCTGTAactgacttactgccagcacACAGAACACAGCTGGAGGTGGTAATTGGAGGAAAACTAACCCTCTGAAGGATGTATAATCCTTTCACACACTTTCTGCAAAACGCTCTTCCTTTCTGTTACTAAAGCCACTTTATATCACTTTAAATGTGAAGCATCTCAAGCTTCTTCCTCTAACCCCAGGAAACTCTTTGCAACTTCTTTCTCCTTAATCTGACCCCCACCCACATCTTTGCTTTCTACGGATAACAGTCTAGCAGTTTGAAAAATCCCCTGGTCCCACACTCCTGATGAGTGACACCTAGTTACCCAAAACCTGCCCCCTCAGGCCTAtcccctcctcccatctccaAACCATCTCTAttttaataggaaatattgTATCTTATATTTGCAGGAAAGGCAACAGACATTTCTAAGCGTTTCATCTTGGTGAATGAAATGATGACCTGGGATGAGGCGCAGAGCTACTGCAAAAAGACCTACACAGATCTAGCCATTGTGAGGAACCTGGTGGAGAGCATTAATATAGGGAAGATTATACCAAAATTGTCCTATGCATGGATTGGCCTGCACAGAGACTGGAGCTGGTCCGACCAGAGTAAATCTGCATTCCGATACTGGCTGTCAGGAAAACCCGATAATCGCTACAACACCTGTGTTTCAATGTCCAATTACTATGGGAAATGGGAAGACTACCCATGTGAGACACAACTTCCATTCAGTTGCTACAGTGGTGAGTTATACATTGTAAGAAACTGAAAATAGCAATATCCACCGATGAGCCAaaccattatgaccactcacaggtgaagcgaataacattgatcatctctTAATAaaggcacatgtcaaggtctgggtagattagatggtaagggaacaatcagttctcgtagtcaacgtgttggatgcaggagaaaggggcaggagtaaagacctgagtgagtTTGactagggccaaattgttatggccagacgattgggtcagagcatctctgaaacatcaaggcttgtggggtgctcctggtcagcagtggtgagtacttACTGACTGTGGtccaaggagggacaaaccacaaaccagcaTCAGGCTGTTGGGCACCCAAGGCTCATCGTTGTGAGAGCGCAACGAAGGCTGTCCTGTCTGGTCCGAACctacagaaggtctactgttgcacaagtcacagaaaatgttaatgatggttgtgggaggaatgtgtcacaacacaatgcatcacaccctgctgtgtcTGGGGCTGTGTAGGCACAGACTAGTCAGATTGCCCATAATGACCCCTGTTCATCttcctacaatgggcatgtgagcttcggaactggaccttggagcagtggaagaaggatGCCTGGTCCGTTTGGTTCAATTTTCTTAAACATCATGTGAATCGCCGTGTGCATATGTGCCATTTCCCTgaggaagtgatggcaccaggatgcattttGGGAAGACATGCCGGTGGAGGGAGAGTGATGCTCTGGGCGATATTCTACAGGGATACCTTGAGCCTGGGCATTTGTGGCCGTCAATTTGACAGGTGCCACCTAAGCATCATCACAGACCAGGGTTTGGCAATGGTATTTCCTGTTGGCCttgacctctttcagcaggataatgtgctcTGTCAGACTGCagacattgttcaggaatggtttgatgTAGAGTTCAAGGTgatgccctggcctccaaattcgcCAGATCTCAAACCGATtgagcatctatgggatgtgctggaccaacaaatCCAGTCCAcgctgctgctaatgtcttggtgccagataccacagggacttatagagtccatgccttggcaGGTTGGTACAGTTTTGGCGGCAcgcagaggaccaacagcatatcgggcaggtggtcataattgTTTGGGCTCATCAGTGTAATTGCTCAATGTTCTGTGAGTTGGAATGATGTCAGATGTTCAAATAAATGCGTCAAAATTGGTTACACCCTACAAACATTTCCCATTGGAAGGCAAAGTTAAGCATGTTCAACTGTAAGCCCAAATagagtgggtgggtgtgtggtacAGAAGTAGAGTGGGTGGGTGTCTGGTACAGAGGTAGAGTGGGTGGGTGTCTGGTACAGAGGTAGAGTGGGCGGGTGTGTGGTACAGAGGTagagtgggtgggtgtgtggtacAGAGGTAGAGTGGGCGGGTGTGTGGTACAGAGGTAGAGTGGGCGGGTGTGTGgtacagaggtagagagggCGGGTGTGTGGTACAGAGGTagagtgggtgggtgtgtggtacAGAGGTagagtgggtgggtgtgtggtacAGAGGTAGAGTGGGCGGGTGTGTGGTACAGAGGTAGAGTGGGTGGGAGTCTGGTACAGAGGTAGAGTGGGCGGGTGTGTGGTACAGAGGTagagtgggtgggtgtgtggtacAGAGGTagagtgggtgggtgtgtggtacAGAGGTAGAGTTGGCGGGTGTGTGGTACAGAGGTAGAGTGGGTGGGAGTCTGGTACAGAGGTagagtgggtgggtgtgtggtacAGAGGTagagtgggtgggtgtgtggtacAGAGGTAGAGTGGGTGGGAGTCTGGTACAGAGGTAGAGTGGGTGggtgtctgtggtgtctgtaaaaaataaatatttttgttaatgcCAGTGAAGAAACAGAAGGTGGTGAGCATAAGGCTCAACCCAAAGGAGCAGAACATGGATCTGACTAGTCACGCCGTGCAGGAAGCCATCTTACAACAGGTCAGACTCACCCAATGGTCCTCTATCCTAGAAGATGATCTAGAACTGATAGTATGAGTGAAATAGGCCCTTGACTTGTTCATGATGTTTGACTGGCAACGACCGATGTTGTAATGTGTTGTGTAGCTGTTTTAACGGCTTTATGAATGCATACGTGGTAAACAAAGATCAGTACAGTAAAGTAAGTACTGTCATTTGTGGTGGGAAGTCAAGTCAGCAATCAAAAACCCGTTTTATTTCCTCAGATAAAGACAGAGCTGAGGAAAAAGGGTATGTCTGATGACGTCAATCTGAGATGGAAGAAGCAGCCTGATGGAAAGGTCTTCCACAAAGAATAAAGGGATTGAAAGGAGGAGAAATGTAAACAAGGTGGAACTGCAAATAACCATAGGTTAACTAACCCTGAAAGCTAACCTTCACCTAAATTAAAGTATGTTTGGATAATAAATTCATAAATGTCACCACTGTCTCTATTATAATATTTCATCAAAAACTCCCTAGTGAAAAGACTGATACATTATGTTAAACTGCCTTTGGATTGGGGTTTTAAACACATAGCTGTTATGAATTCAAGGATTTTTCTGCAATAGAAACCCTTGGGACAGCTGCCTAAACATGTTTTCAGGAAATTAGCTTCATAATATCAAACGTATCCTTGTAGAATTTGTAGAAATGCTTGAAACTTATTAAGACAGGGAGGGGCctctaaaatgtaaaaggaGGGGCCTCTAAAATGTACAGGGAGGGGCCTCTAAAATGTACAGGGAGAGGCCTCTAAAATGTCTACGAGGGGTCCAATGTCACCTATCGCTATGCCTAGCCCCCCCACCTGACCCACTCCTGACCACGCCCACCACCTATGATCCTTTTCGATCCATCAAAAACCctggaatgtttttattgtttatacTATAATAATGTGATTCATACTTTGTTTGTACTATATTTCTCTAACTTGTTATTACAGTAAAGTTATTCAAATCAAAAGGCATTTAAACTGTAGTTCAAACATCCCGAATATTAAAGAAGTAGAAATGGGTCTTACTATCTAAATTCCTGTTGATGTTATAAAATTAATAAAGTTATACTactgaagtaaaaaaataataagtttGAAATGAATAAAATTGATCAGCAACTTAATATGACTATGCTTTGTTCATTAAATTAATCAACACTAgttgcctctgggatggcagaccggggtggtggtccctctttttaagaagggggaccggagggtgtgttccaactacagggggatcacacttctcagcctccccgggaaagtctatgccagggttctggagaggagaatacggccgatagtagaacctcggattcaggaggaacagtgtggtttttgtccaggccgtggaacactggaccagctctataccctctacggggtgttggagggttcatggaagtttgcccaaccaatccacatgtgttttgtggatttggagaaggcattcgactgtgtccctcgcggcatcttgtggagggtgcttcgggaatatggggtcctgggtcctttgctaagggcagtcaggtccctgtacgaccgaagcaggagcttggtctgcattgccggcagtaagtcagacttgttccctgtgcatgttggactccggcagggctgccctttgtcaccggttctgttcgtaatttttatggacagaatttctaggcgcagccaggggccggagggtgtcaggtttggggaccacacaatttcgtctctgctctttgcagatgatgttgtcgtgttggccccttctaaccaggaccttcagcatgcactgggacggtttgcagccgagtgtgaagcggtggggatgagaatcagtacctccaaatccgaggccatggtcctcagtcggaaaagggtggcttgcccacttcaggttggtggagagtgcctgcctcaagtggaggagtttaagtatctaggggtcctgttcacgagtgagggaaggatggaacgggagattgacagacggatcggtgcagcttctgcagtaatgcagtcgatgtatcggtctgtcgtggtgaagaaagagctgagccgcaaggcgaagctctcgatttaccagtcaatctacgttcctactctcacctatggtcatgagctttgggtcatgaccgaaaggacaagatcccggatacaggcggccgaaatgagcattctccgcagggtggctgggcgatcccttagagatagggtgagaagctcggtcacccgggaggagctcagagtagagccgctgctcctccacatcgagaggggtcagctgaggtggcttgggcatctgtttcggatgcctccggaacgccttcctgggaaggtgttccggtcctgtcccaccgggaggagaccccggggaagacctaggacacgctggagggactatgtctcctggctggcctgggaacgcctcggtgtccccccggaagagctggaggaagtgtttagggagagggaagtctgggcatccctgcttagactgctgcccccgcgacccggccccggataagcagaagatgatggatggatggatggatggatagttgTAACTAACACAATACAACTGTGGCATAAAGTGTTAAAATAAgaattttattaaaaagtaacagGTTATAAAGCgttttaaaaatagttttgCTGTAAGATTTTGTTGGTCCAGTTTTAAAATTCATTAgataaaaatatagcaataaacATCCTTTCAAGGTCTGTGTCCTTAAACTAacacttaaataaaatacaataaaatgttgatttacaCATCCATTTGTGAACAGAGACATCATTTCAGGGAATTTTAACTCCATTTTAAATAGTTAAACATGATCACCAAAGCTTGCgaacgcgcgcacgcacgcacgcacgcacgcacgcacacacacacacacacactctctctcacactctctctcacactctctctcacactctctctcacactctctctcacactctctctcacactctctctcacactctctctcacacacacacacactcacactctctctcacacacacacacacacacacacacactcacacacacacacacactcacacactctcacacactcacacacacacacactcacacacacactcacacactcacacacacacacactcacacacacactccctctcacgcacacacactccctctcacacacacactctccctctcacacacacacactccctctcacacacacacactccctctcacacacacacactccctctcacacacacacactccctctctcacacacacacacacacacactccatctcacacacacacacacacactccctctcttccataCTCTATCAGACTTCatcctcactgtctgtctgttgctcCAGTATAATGTCTGACAGTGAATTGATGTCAGTCGCTGTTGGGTTACACTGCAGAACCCAACTAACCATGTTCTCCTGTCCTGGAAACACCTGGCATAAGCTCTCCATAAGTCTTGAGGTCTCTAACTCACTCCTCTGTACCCCCAGACCATGGCCCATCCCTGGGTCACCATATTTAGCTTTAGCTTGTCGCTTCCCTCTCCTTCGGCTCTGGGCCTGGCTGGACTCTGGGTCCACAGCAGCCCCTGGTGTACGTTCTCGGAACTGCAGAACATCCGTTCGGGCCCTTGGGACTTTGGTCGAAGGGAATGGTGGGGACGCCACCCCTGCAAACGTGTGACTGCCTAGGACAGGAGGCCTGAGACCgagaaacaggaaaaacagaGTCAGTGGAAAACACTCTGAATAATATGGCAGAAATTTAAGTTGTCTGTAGTTACTGTAGTTTTGAGTAGGGGTGGGTATTGCCACAGATTTCCAGAATCTATTAGATTCCGATTCACAAGTTCACTATTCGATTACATATTGTATTTCCACAATATTTCACCTCCATTTTGCATATCTTACATATGTAAGGCCCTATAAAATCAGTTTTAGTTTTTGGCCaattccattacatttttttgtgattcagttttatacacacaaaaaaaacattcagaagtTTATGCTTTCAGAAAAGTTACTAGTACAATAGAGTGCAACTAGTAAACTTTTTGATTTTTAGAAGGACACTTcaggaggaggaggcagagcGAGCTCTTATTTAACTGAGTATTTCGTagaatacattcactgcggtacTGAATCATTTTCCGCCATAATAATTTTTTCGCTTGTAAATTACACTGGAGAGGGACAATATATTtggatttataacacaatcccttTCCAAAGGTAATGCACACAAGGAGATTAACAAGTAGGTAATGTACTCTACTTTTACAAACATAAGCTTcaaccatttctcaatgtgctccaatATTCTTTCCTaatgtaaagtattattgaaaaagtaattttgtttcatGTATATTTTTCCCGAATAGtctttcctttgaaaatgtactgaATACACCGCACACTTATTTGAAGGCACAATAAGAGAACTTTAAATCctattgttgctgccgaatgTATCACATTTCAACAGCAACTTTTATCctgaaggcaaaatacaaaaacaggaagtcttattgttgcctGCATGATGCTAATCAATTGTAGCCGATTGTAGCTATCAGGTGGTGACCGTTGGTGGCTCAGACGATGGGTAGGCTACCCTCTTTAtttcaatgtgacagccactcCCAGACAGTTCAACACCAGGTTGTGTGTGCACAGTCGCAGCCAGTTACGTTTTCTCTGTCCTCACTGGCCTGTTGGGTACTTCAAACATCGGGCGCCGGATGTTGCTCTGCTTGGACGCTCGGGCAATAGTAAACTGCATAAAAATATTCAGTTTCTCTGTGGCGGCGCATCACAATTTAGcatcaacatttaaaacaaatatgacaacaaaacaaaaatatataatgatttCAATTCCGTGTTTGTCTGAATTCCGCGTTCATGTCTGGATTCCGCACTTCCGTCCACGTTCTCAGCAACGTGGAAATTATAGGGCCCTACAAATGGCTTTGCTTCTGTACAGCTCTTCTCTGTCTTC from Esox lucius isolate fEsoLuc1 chromosome 24, fEsoLuc1.pri, whole genome shotgun sequence carries:
- the LOC105030105 gene encoding C-type lectin, producing MMTWDEAQSYCKKTYTDLAIVRNLVESINIGKIIPKLSYAWIGLHRDWSWSDQSKSAFRYWLSGKPDNRYNTCVSMSNYYGKWEDYPCETQLPFSCYSVKKQKVVSIRLNPKEQNMDLTSHAVQEAILQQIKTELRKKGMSDDVNLRWKKQPDGKVFHKE